The DNA sequence CAGCAGCCGCGCGGTGGGCGAGGCCAGGAGCATCTCCAGGCCCCGCGTCTGGCGCGCCGCGTCCACGGCGAAGTCTGGCTCCACCGAGAACAGCACGCCCAGCAGATCGCTCAGGGCGAGCAGGTCCTCGGCGCGGGCCGGGCGTATGTTCACCGTGGGGTGGCTCATGGTGGGGCGTCTCTCCCTAGCCGATCAAATATTCCTCGGGCGGTTCGCCGTCTTCCAGGCCGTCCAGGATGGCGTCGATGGCCGCCTCGCTGTCCACGCCCTTGAACCACCAGTTGTTGGGCTGCACCACCATGGCCGGGCCCTGGTCGCACTGCTTGAGGCAGCCGGTGGCCACCACCTGGCAGTCCAGGCCACGGTCCAGGATCTCCTCTTCCAGGTACTGCAAAAAGCCGTCGGTCTTCTTGTGGCAGATGCCCTGGGGATCGCCCTTGAGGCGGAAGCTCTGACAGACCAGAATCTGATTGGCCGGGATTCCCATTTGGTTTGCTCCTTAATGCGAAGTCGTTCGCTCGTGTCGTGGGGGCCCTATTTCTTGCCGCCCTTTTTCTTGCCGCCGCCGAAGAGCACGTCCACCAGGCCTTCCACGTTGCCCTCCTGGATCAACACCGGCAGGCCCTTGTCGCCCAACAGCCTGCGCGGCGCTTGCCCGGCGGCCGCGGCCAAGACCGCGAAGCAGTCGCTGAGCACCAGGTAGACCTGTTGCCAGCGGGCATCGCCCTCGCCGGGCTCGGGCGCGGGCCGCGCCTCCCGGAGCACCACCGGCCCGTCCTGGGGACCGTAGATGAGGAACTGCCCGGCCTGGCCCAAATGCAGGTCCACCTCGAAGCCGTCAGAGCTGCACACCGCCAAATAGGGCTTCTGCTGGCTGGGCTTTGGCAACACCACCTGGCTGGCGGCGGGCTCGTTGAAGTCCCACTCCAGGGCCTGGGCGCAGGAGGCCAGGTCGATGGCCTGGACGGGAAGGTGCTTGGAAGCCAGGGCGGCCAGGCGCTCCAGCTCGGCCGGGTCGGCCGGCTGGCAGGGCTGGGGGCAGTCCTCGCCCTTGGGCAGGAAGGGGAACAGCTTCATCTCCGCCACCCCTAACTCGGCCGCCCGCTGGGCGATCTCGCCCACCTGCTCCGCGTTGATCCAGGGATAGAGGGTGGTCTTCACCTGCACCGGCACCTCGGCCTCCACCAGGGCGGCGATGGCAAAGGGCTGTTCCTTGACCAGGGTCTTGGCCGCCTCGCTCAGCGGCAGGGTGCGCTTGCCCGGGCGTATCCAGGCGTAGATGCGCTCCACCACCGAGGGGTCCACCGCGTCCATGAGGATGGACACGTGGGCCAGGCCCAGCTTGGCCAGCTCGGGCGCGATCTCCGCCGCGCCCAGGCCCAGGGTGGTGAGGCACAGGCTGACCTCGGGGTAGCGCTCGCGCACCAGGGCCAGGGTCTTGAGGGTCAACTCCGGCGTTGCCAGGGGGTCGCCGGGGCCGTTGAGGTTGACCACCTTGATGGCGTCGCCCTGGTCTTCCAAATACTCCAGCCAGTTGAGGGCCTGCTCCGGAGTCAGGGCCCGGGGCAGGGGCTGGTCCGGGGTGAAGCGCACCTTGGCCAGGGCCCGGGGGGCCACAGGCAGGTGGATGCGTCCCGAGGAGCGGCGGTGGTCGGCGCAAAAGTCCGGGGCCGAGTCGTGATCGATAATCTTAGCCATCCTTCACCTGCCCTGTTCCGGCGGGGCCTTCCCCGCCTTGCCTACATCACCAGCTCGAAGCTCGTCTCCGGGTCGTCGCGGTCCTTGCGGTCCAGCAAAGCATTTAGGATCTTCTCCAGCAGCCGGATGCCGCCCTTGTAGCCCACGGTGGGGAAGTACTGGTGCCCCTGGCGGTCCAGGATGGGGAAGCCCCAGCGCACCAGGGGGATGTCCTCGTCGCGGGCCATGTACTTGAGGTAGGTGTTGCCGATGAGCATATCCACCGGCTCGTTCTTGATCCACTGGTGCAAGAGGAACATGTCCGCGTTCTGGTCGCACTTCACGTTGACCTCGTAGGGCAGATCCGCGGTGAGCTCCCGGATGCGCTTTTCAAAGGCCTTGCCCGGCGTGCCGCTCACCACGTGGACGGGCCACATATCGATGGACACCAGGAACTCGGTCATAGCGATGAGCTGGTCCGGGTCGCCGGCCAGGGCCACCTTCTTGTGGAAGAAGTACTGGTGCATGTCGCTGATCATGTCCACCAGCTGGCCGCGCTCGTGGGTCACCTCCTCGGGCACGCTCACCCCGGCGATGATGCGCAGGGCGTCCACGAAGCGGTCGGTGGCCATGAGGCCTATGGGGATGTCCAGCACCCGGCAAGGGACCTTGTGGTTGGTGTCCAGATAGCGGGCCGCGTCTGCGCTGCACCACTCGCCCATGGCCAGGGTGCCGATGGAATCGCCGGCGCTCTTGAGCGCGTCGATGGTGACCCCGCCTTCGGGGAACATCTTGTATTCGCCGGACAGGGGGCCGTTCAAGATGCCCGAGGTGTCGGGGAACAGGATGATCTCCACCCCGATGAGCCCGGCCAGGCGCTTGATCTCCTCCATGTCGGCCGGCTCCACCCAGCCGGGGATGATGTTCACCTTGCCGTTCTTCTTGCCCGTGTGCTCGGCCTTCATGGCCATGCCCTTGACCATGTTGGAGAAGCCGGTCACGTGGCTGCCCACGTAGCTGGGGGTGTTGGCGTA is a window from the Desulfarculaceae bacterium genome containing:
- a CDS encoding (2Fe-2S) ferredoxin domain-containing protein; the encoded protein is MGIPANQILVCQSFRLKGDPQGICHKKTDGFLQYLEEEILDRGLDCQVVATGCLKQCDQGPAMVVQPNNWWFKGVDSEAAIDAILDGLEDGEPPEEYLIG
- a CDS encoding radical SAM protein; the encoded protein is MAKIIDHDSAPDFCADHRRSSGRIHLPVAPRALAKVRFTPDQPLPRALTPEQALNWLEYLEDQGDAIKVVNLNGPGDPLATPELTLKTLALVRERYPEVSLCLTTLGLGAAEIAPELAKLGLAHVSILMDAVDPSVVERIYAWIRPGKRTLPLSEAAKTLVKEQPFAIAALVEAEVPVQVKTTLYPWINAEQVGEIAQRAAELGVAEMKLFPFLPKGEDCPQPCQPADPAELERLAALASKHLPVQAIDLASCAQALEWDFNEPAASQVVLPKPSQQKPYLAVCSSDGFEVDLHLGQAGQFLIYGPQDGPVVLREARPAPEPGEGDARWQQVYLVLSDCFAVLAAAAGQAPRRLLGDKGLPVLIQEGNVEGLVDVLFGGGKKKGGKK
- the nifK gene encoding nitrogenase molybdenum-iron protein subunit beta, translating into MLLRHTPEKIAERHALTINPAKTCQPIGAMYAALGVHGCLPHSHGSQGCCAYHRSTLTRHYKEPISAGTSSFTEGASVFGGQANLLQALDNIFTVYEPEVVAVHTTCLSETIGDDLPQIVDKATKDGKIPKGKDVIYANTPSYVGSHVTGFSNMVKGMAMKAEHTGKKNGKVNIIPGWVEPADMEEIKRLAGLIGVEIILFPDTSGILNGPLSGEYKMFPEGGVTIDALKSAGDSIGTLAMGEWCSADAARYLDTNHKVPCRVLDIPIGLMATDRFVDALRIIAGVSVPEEVTHERGQLVDMISDMHQYFFHKKVALAGDPDQLIAMTEFLVSIDMWPVHVVSGTPGKAFEKRIRELTADLPYEVNVKCDQNADMFLLHQWIKNEPVDMLIGNTYLKYMARDEDIPLVRWGFPILDRQGHQYFPTVGYKGGIRLLEKILNALLDRKDRDDPETSFELVM